Proteins encoded by one window of Culicoides brevitarsis isolate CSIRO-B50_1 chromosome 2, AGI_CSIRO_Cbre_v1, whole genome shotgun sequence:
- the LOC134832459 gene encoding serine/threonine-protein phosphatase 4 regulatory subunit 1-like → METYPDKYFGDLYIAGRPGETLRNIIGSPSLNERELYTKAFEYILQTESPEVIARQKDEILATLEQFSHSGEIKIRANLADNLINLCSSCVTQLDQSSSSFGSGLLCTVLGIALRYLSDSIKVTGGAYKTIIYLIENGFLDAAIIERAVCPVVLELCDTDPLTKEPSDRHANAVGIIAKIAPIIGQQKTHDLFYAKFIEICKSHVYFIRKHCAKVFPILCEVLGTATTEEKMLPIFIRLCEDEIWGIRKACAQVLPQMALLVTLESRRKYLVPVMKKFIFDDSEWVIVTALRSLGQFIAAFAQPQIYGLAYDYCLDLFITNAADENFRNPGQQHQQLLYGNQPNAAVILHNLEQYERKLEESIPPLAQSYVDALKSQEEKTNIEQFLFNIVYANQMDPRDRRSSATSVSESDDTGISVLSESTSGIGSDIYKRYDTRKMYATQPPSYGEKPKAPASITEDDVLGKFMKFCSPLKNNFIDGPMMDYSPHTRNFQGDMDMDLHPRLSRNDWDIFDSGNSSNSRMSFGNTYDLSNKSQMSSSNNSQESSSSLDEVQLQPLPPPLEEDSAKGMEEDSTNNNQTPENTSNNNAQGTTEKNLVDNNNDNVFLDDDAANLPPPPPIPQSETPPNKTSEDLSELDEFNSHRYWYIPPPEVVPDLNLVNSNTPSASVDIKEDPASELKRSPSADSTILIASDMDDTLDNTALSTTSEKKKSRMSSTDFYNPDLTETEWSLVEDYIHFSSIDNEMMYQCAYYFPAVIFTLGKSFWPLMQSHFIELCYNLETSVRKTMAASIAQIALLIGREHTTRDLVAPYLEFFREADEIKMEAVKAMPTFIKVVDPQEHDRILSQLGMCLTPPFKKVNWRLREIVGQQIIQLVKIHEQINKEHCLLYLLGTAMKLMTDKYDCVRKVGVDAFVESFRYAKEQQQQQQVLKFFSDYFAHHINWKRRQLYIIAVDKMLMTNAVDAEIFHKHVLEYLLNLSTHPVPNIRLYAAKCLSYTVLACSYFSQESLHEMIGLRVYELKQDKDRDVRENTTLTNVSEEVLKLSAMLNKMNALEIPTDGEGAAAAAANVDPTEANATLDTTTTSEGSDTIIHSLLDKFLEDQTEKTDELPKNDDDSKDEEKEVQEEKEEPTATTAEEKEPENVTDQEEW, encoded by the exons gAGAAATCAAAATCCGAGCGAACTTGGCGGATAATTTGATCAACCTTTGTTCATCATGTGTGACACAATTGGATCAAAGTTCAAGCTCCTTCGGGTCTGGATTGTTGTGCACAGTGTTGGGAATTGCTCTGAGATACTTGTCTGATTCAATCAAA gTAACAGGAGGTGCCTACAAAACGATCATCTATCTAATCGAGAACGGATTTCTCGATGCGGCAATAATCGAACGTGCTGTTTGCCCCGTTGTCCTCGAGCTATGCGACACGGATCCCCTCACGAAGGAACCAAGCGATCGTCATGCAAATGCCGTTGGT attattGCTAAAATTGCTCCGATTATTGGACAACAGAAAACTCACGACTTGTTTTACGCCAAATTCATTGAGATATGCAAGAGTCACGTGTACTTTATTCGCAAACATTGTGCCAAAGTCTTTCCAATTTTGTGCGAAGTTTTGGGAACGGCAACCACGGAGGAGAAAATGCTTCCGATTTTTATAAGACTGTGCGAGGATGAGATTTGGGGCATTCGGAAGGCGTGTGCGCAAGTTTTGCCCCAGATGGCGTTGCTTGTGACGCTCGAGAGTCGCAGGAAATATTTGGTGCCCGTcatgaaaaagttcatttttgatgataGCGAATGGGTTATCGTTACAGCGTTGagg aGTCTCGGACAATTCATCGCTGCCTTCGCTCAACCCCAAATCTACGGTCTCGCATACGATTATTGCTTGGATTTGTTCATCACGAATGCCGCAGATGAGAATTTCCGAAATCCCGGACAACAACATCAGCAACTTTTATACGGAAATCAACCCAATGCTGCTGTAATTCTTCACAATTTGGAACAATACGAGCGAAAATTGGAAGAATCGATTCCGCCGCTCGCCCAAAGTTACGTGGATGCCTTAAAATCGCAAGAGGAAAAGACAAATATCgagcaatttttattcaatatcgTGTATGCGAACCAAATGGATCCCCGTGATCGCCGAAGCAGCGCAACTAGTGTCTCCGAGTCCGATGATACGGGAATTTCTGTGTTGTCGGAGAGCACGAGTGGCATCGGGAGTGACATCTACAAGCGATATGATACGCGAAAAATGTATGCGACACAACCACCGTCATATGGCGAGAAACCAAAGGCACCTGCGAGCATCACGGAAGATGATGTCTTggggaaattcatgaaattctgTTCGCCgttgaaaaataactttatcgATGGGCCCATGATGGATTATTCGCCGCAtacgagaaattttcaagGCGATATGGATATGGATTTGCATCCGAGACTTTCGCGAAACGATTGGGACATCTTCGATAGCGGCAATTCGAGTAACAGTCGGATGTCGTTCGGCAATACGTATGACTTGAGTAACAAATCACAAATGTCTTCCAGCAACAACAGTCaagagtcgtcgtcgtcacttGACGAGGTGCAATTACAACCGCTTCCGCCGCCATTGGAGGAGGATTCAGCCAAGGGAATGGAGGAAGACAGTACAAACAACAATCAGACGCCCGAAAATACGTCGAATAATAATGCACAAGGCACAACCGAGAAAAATCTCGTCGATAATAACAACGATAATGTCTTCTTGGATGACGATGCGGCAAATCTTCCGCCTCCGCCGCCAATTCCGCAGTCAGAAACACCCCCGAACAAGACTTCCGAGGACCTTTCGGAGCTCGATGAGTTCAATTCGCATCGTTATTGGTACATCCCGCCGCCCGAAGTTGTTCCCGATCTCAATTTGGTCAACTCCAATACGCCAAGTGCTTCGGTTGACATCAAAGAAGACCCCGCCTCGGAACTAAAACGTTCGCCATCTGCTGATTCAACGATTTTAATTGCAAGTGACATGGATGACACGCTCGATAACACGGCGCTTTCGACAacgagcgagaaaaaaaagtcccgCATGAGTTCCACGGACTTTTATAACCCGGATTTGACGGAAACTGAATGGAGTTTGGTCGAAGATTACATTCACTTTTCCTCGATTGACAACGAGATGATGTACCAATGTGCTTATTACTTCCCCGCTGTCATTTTTACGCTCGGCAAGAGCTTTTGGCCTCTCATGCAGTCCCATTTTATCGAGTTATGCTACAATTTGGAGACGTCAGTGCGCAAAACGATGGCAGCAAGTATCGCCCAAATTGCGCTTTTGATAGGCAGGGAACACACGACACGTGACTTGGTTGCTCcgtatttggaatttttccgTGAGGCGGATGAGATTAAGATGGAAGCTGTTAAAGCGATGCCGACTTTTATTAAAGTTGTTGATCCGCAAGAGCACGATCGGATTTTGAGTCAACTGGGAATGTGTTTGACGCCTCCGTTTAAGAAAGTTAATTGGCGATTGCGGGAAATTGTTGGGCAACAAATAATTCAGCTTGTGAAGATACATGAGCAGATCAACAAGGAGCATTGTTTGCTGTATTTGTTGGGAACGGCGATGAAATTGATGACGGATAAGTATGATTGCGTGCGAAAAGTGGGCGTTGATGCGTTTGTCGAGAGCTTCCGGTATGCCAaagagcagcagcagcaacaacaagtcCTGAAGTTTTTCAGTGATTATTTTGCGCATCACATTAACTGGAAGCGGCGTCAACTTTATATCATTGCCGTCGATAAAATG ctcATGACAAATGCCGTTGATGCAGAAATATTCCACAAACACGTTTTAGAATATTTGCTCAACCTATCGACACATCCCGTGCCCAATATTCGACTTTATGCTGCAAAGTGTCTCAGTTATACCGTATTAGCATGCT CATATTTCTCTCAAGAATCCTTACACGAGATGATCGGTTTGCGCGTTTACGAATTGAAGCAAGATAAGGACCGAGATGTGCGCGAAAACACAACTTTAACGAATGTCAGCGAAGAAGTCCTCAAATTGTCAGCAATGTTGAACAAAATGAACGCCTTGGAGATACCGACAGATGGAGAAGGCGCCGCCGCCGCAGCAGCAAATGTCGATCCAACCGAAGCAAATGCGACGTTAGACACGACAACGACTTCCGAGGGTTCCGACACCATCATTCACAGTCTCTTGGATAAGTTTTTGGAGGACCAAACGGAAAAAACTGAcgaattgccaaaaaatgatgatgactcaaaagacgaagaaaaagaagttCAGGAGGAAAAAGAAGAACCAACTGCGACAACTGCTGAAGAAAAGGAGCCAGAAAATGTCACCGATCAAGAAGAATGgtag
- the LOC134832438 gene encoding heat shock 70 kDa protein cognate 5 translates to MASSYRNLFKLAAQSRKSLLCKREFSTLWEKPTTSNLLSLQNRRVGLRYSSEQVKGAVIGIDLGTTNSCVAIMEGKQAKVIENSEGSRTTPSHVAFTKDNERLVGMPAKRQAVTNSANTFYATKRLIGRRFDDPEIKKDLKNLSYKVVKASNGDAWVQATDGKVYSPSQIGAFVLTKMKETAEAYLGQPIKNAVVTVPAYFNDSQRQATKDAGQIAGLNVLRVINEPTAAALAYGMDKTDDKIIAVYDLGGGTFDVSILEIQKGVFEVKSTNGDTLLGGEDFDNHIVNFLVDEFKKDQGIDIRKDAMAMQRLKEAAEKAKIELSSSAQTDINLPYLTMDASGPKHMNLKMTRAKLESLVGDLIKRTIAPCQKALADAEVSKSDVGEVLLVGGMTRMPKVQSVVQEIFGRAPSKAVNPDEAVAVGAAVQGGVLAGDVTDVLLLDVTPLSLGIETLGGVFTRLITRNTTIPTKKSQVFSTAADGQTQVEIKVHQGEREMAADNKMLGSFTLVGIPPAPRGVPQIEVTFDIDANGIVHVSARDKGTGKEQQIVIQSSGGLSKDEIENMIKRAEQFAAEDKIKKERIEVVNTAESVVHDTETKMEEYKDQLPKEECDKMREEITKVRELLANKDSADPEEIRKTVSSLQQSSLKLFEMAYKKMASERESSSGSGSSSNEQTTQSDDTQGEKKENKS, encoded by the exons ATGGCCTCAAGTTACCgtaatttgttcaaattagcGGCTCAATCGCGAAAAAGTCTGTTATGTAAACGCGAGTTTTCCACACTATGGGAAAAGCCGACGACATCGAATCTCTTGTCCTTGCAAAATCGCCGGGTTGGTTTGCGTTACTCGTCGGAGCAAGTAAAGGGCGCCGTAATTGGTATCGATTTGGGCACAACCAACTCGTGTGTTGCCATCATGGAGGGCAAGCAAGCAAAGGTCATCGAAAATTCCGAAGGTTCTCGTACGACACCGTCACATGTCGCCTTCACGAAGGACAATGAGCGTCTTGTGGGCATGCCAGCGAAGCGTCAAGCAGTAACGAACAGCGCAAATACCTTTTATGCGACAAAACGTTTGATCGGGCGACGATTCGATGATCCCGAAATCAAGaaggacttgaaaaatttgtcgtATAAAGTTGTCAAGGCCTCGAATGGAGATGCTTGGGTACAAGCAACGGACGGAAAAGTCTATTCGCCATCGCAGATCGGAGCTTTCGTGTTGACAAAGATGAAGGAAACGGCGGAAGCGTATTTGGGACAACCCATAAAGAACGCTGTGGTAACTGTGCCTGCTTATTTCAACGACAGTCAACGTCAAGCGACGAAAGATGCCGGACAAATTGCTGGTTTGAACGTTTTGCGAGTCATTAACGAGCCCACAGCAGCTGCTTTGGCTTACGGCATGGACAAAACTGACGACAAAATTATCGCTGTGTACGATTTGGGCGGCGGTACCTTCGACGTGTCGATTTTGGAGATCCAAAAAGGCGTTTTCGAGGTAAAATCCACGAACGGAGACACTTTACTTGGCGGCGAAGACTTCGACAATCACATTGTCAACTTCCTCGTCGACGAATTCAAGAAGGATCAAGGTATCGACATTCGCAAAGATGCCATGGCCATGCAACGTTTGAAGGAAGCTGcggaaaaagcaaaaatcgaATTATCTTCTTCCGCCCAAACTGACATCAATTTGCCGTATTTGACGATGGATGCCTCGGGACCCAAACACATGAACTTGAAAATGACGCGTGCCAAGTTGGAATCATTGGTTGGCGATTTGATCAAACGCACCATTGCGCCCTGCCAAAAAGCCCTTGCCGACGCTGAAGTTAGCAAAAGTGACGTTGGCGAAGTTTTGTTGGTTGGCGGTATGACGCGTATGCCAAAAGTTCAGTCGGTTGTGCAGGAAATTTTCGGAAGAGCTCCCTCGAAGGCTGTCAATCCCGATGAAGCTGTTGCTGTTGGCGCTGCAGTTCAAGGCGGAGTTTTGGCTGGAGATGTTACGGATGTGCTTTTGCTCGATGTTACGCCACTGTCGTTGGGTATTGAAACGCTCGGAGGAGTTTTCACGAGATTAATTACGCGAAACACGACAATTCCCACGAAGAAATCGCAAGTTTTCTCAACAGCTGCTGACGGACAAACGCAAGTCGAGATCAAGGTACATCAAGGAGAACGTGAAATGGCTGCCGATAACAAGATGTTGGGATCGTTCACACTCGTTGGCATTCCTCCAGCGCCCCGTGGAGTCCCACAAATTGAAGTTACATTCGATattg aTGCAAACGGCATTGTCCACGTATCTGCTCGCGACAAGGGAACTGGCAAGGAACAACAAATTGTCATCCAATCATCGGGCGGCTTGAGCAAAGACGAAATCGAGAACATGATCAAGAGAGCCGAACAATTCGCTGCTGAGGACAAAATCAAGAAGGAACGCATCGAAGTTGTCAATACGGCAGAAAGCGTTGTTCACGACACCGAAACCAAAATGGAAGAATACAAGGATCAATTGCCGAAGGAAGAATGCGACAAAATGCGCGAAGAAATTACCAAAGTTCGCGAATTGTTGGCCAACAAGGACTCCGCCGACCCTGAGGAAATCCGCAAGACTGTCTCAAGCCTCCAACAATCCTCGTTGAAACTCTTCGAAATGGCATACAAGAAAATGGCATCGGAACGCGAATCATCATCCGGAAGCGGCAGCAGCAGTAACGAACAAACCACACAAAGCGACGACACACAAGGCGAAAAGAAGgaaaacaaaagttaa
- the LOC134829474 gene encoding UBX domain-containing protein 6 — MDKKTSKAEEKLNKIKGFFTKKKAEAKFKLGVAGPGRKLNDDSPTVSQPAKKTAKDAYVPPKRDHLTDEAKRAAAAAMSRFQGKTEDFDFSLQAIRAQARKELEAERAAAKESTSVEVAKEVDPDQASQFAVQGVFFRCPFISEEILPKKEWKVKIKEFLYEQLEQERGLTSCLIIHNCNTKEKIEPCVETLIRYIENIINHPDEEKYRKIRMSNRIYQEKVESVEGAFDFLTSIGFEEQTIDDEKFLIFAKDVAENLENMNTLLEALKCSEPIPIELDRNLQVLLPSQVRVTALPPEFFRVTVEELKREQQARAEALERSQILMTKTMREKEEQRVINRYNFALIRVRFPDGVYLQGTFHVFEKLEDVFEMVKSALKTSEAEFSLVSPTGHKFNGSEDREKSLHDLKLIPNTVLNFAYEGESKSLKEYLKEEMLVLIQQV; from the exons ATGGACAAGAAAACGAGCAAAGCGGAAGAGAAACTCAACAAAATTAAgggatttttcacgaaaaaaaaggcagAAGCGAAATTTAAACTTGGAGTTGCGGGTCCCGGAAGGAAATTAAACGATGATTCGCCGACAGTGTCACAACCAGCGAAGAAAACGGCAAAAGATGCTTATGTTCCGCCCAAACGAGATCATTTGACGGATGAAGCGAAGAGAGCAGCTGCTGCGGCAATGTCCCGATTTCAAGGAAAGACTGAAGATTTTGACTTTTCTTTGCAAGCGATCAGA gcaCAAGCACGAAAAGAACTTGAAGCGGAACGAGCAGCTGCCAAAGAATCAACAAGTGTCGAAGTAGCAAAAGAAGTTGATCCGGATCAAGCCAGCCAATTCGCAGTTCAAGGAGTTTTCTTCCGTTGCCCCTTCATAAGCGAAGAAATTCTGCCAAAAAAAGAatggaaagtgaaaattaaggaatttttgtatgaacaaCTCGAGCAAGAACGGGGACTTACCTCATGCCTGATCATTCACAATTGCAACACGAAGGAAAAAATCGAGCCGTGCGTCGAAACGCTAATTCGTTACATCGAAAACATCATAAATCATCCGGACGAGGAGAAATATCGCAAAATCCGGATGTCGAACAGAATTTATCAGGAAAAAGTCGAATCTGTCGAGGgagcttttgactttttaacttCCATCGGCTTCGAAGAACAAACGATCGACGACGAAAAATTCCTCATTTTCGCAAAAGATGTCGCTGAAAACTTGGAAAACATGAACACCTTATTGGAAGCGCTTAAATGCTCGGAGCCCATTCCCATTGAACTCGATAGAAATTTACAAGTTTTGCTTCCGTCACAAGTTCGGGTAACTGCCTTACCGCCGGAATTCTTTCGCGTTACTGTTGAAGAGTTAAAACGCGAACAACAAGCTCGTGCGGAGGCATTGGAGCGTTCGCAGATCCTCATGACGAAGACGATGCGCGAAAAGGAGGAACAACGCGTGATAAATCGCTACAATTTTGCGTTGATTCGCGTTCGATTCCCCGATGGCGTTTACTTGCAAGGCACTTTTCATGTCTTTGAGAAGCTCGAAGATGTCTTTGAAATGGTAAAGTCAGCTTTGAAAACGAGTGAAGCGGAATTTAGTCTTGTTTCGCCGACAGGACACAAATTTAATGGGAGCGAAGATCGTGAAAAGTCGTTGCATGACCTGAAGTTGATTCCGAATACGGTTTTGAACTTTGCCTATGAAGGCGAGTCGAAGAGTTTGAAAGAGTATCTGAAGGAAGAGATGCTCGTTCTCATAcaacaagtttaa
- the LOC134829146 gene encoding uncharacterized protein LOC134829146 — translation MQFNALIANFSATLNDYLLLASEKLRVLRPIVHDSVDFIHENIIRHLQDPEKPLFTEFQYTLLKTLFVLLLVNLLFILFFWRKYGPVITDKFIRPSTLKEIEELKLSVARLKLPKDYTPRI, via the coding sequence ATGCAGTTTAATGCCCTAATTGCCAATTTCAGTGCGACACTCAACGATTACCTGCTGCTTGCATCAGAAAAACTCCGTGTGTTGCGTCCCATCGTTCATGACTCAGTAGATTTCATCCACGAGAACATCATCCGTCACTTGCAAGACCCCGAGAAGCCTCTTTTTACGGAATTTCAGTATACCTTGCTGAAAACGTTGTTCGTGCTGCTTCTTGTGAACTTGCTCttcattttattcttttggCGAAAATACGGTCCCGTGATTACAGACAAGTTCATTCGCCCGAGCACTTTGAAAGAAATTGAGGAATTGAAATTGTCTGTGGCGAGATTGAAGTTGCCGAAGGATTACACGCCACGAATCTAA
- the LOC134832689 gene encoding ribosome quality control complex subunit TCF25 — protein sequence MSSRVLKKLSVKIQEPNQIDVDENESDCDLVIPTKKQLNINRYDLLNQTASPSESEIKEDDDTERGDSYNFYNAEAKKKKKKRKTKKRTGKYLSQRKSSEDNADAEDDISRTVREVDKLFGTDTAEANAANLASKETSGVRSLLSVQHKNLNAANEMKRMFGTRVIQAEQNKRRNPRGAPRLLRSTWLVNPKENWPPVGKTGIYMNLVPNPDTTPTHNSKISDKNAIYFSFEHSPAYRQLQQKFLTAVETMDSDNIIKIINQQPYHVDSLIQLSELCKMSEDYGMASELIEHAVYALESSFHSMFSIVSGTSRLDYRRQENRALFIVLFKHAQFLESRACSRTALEITKFLLTLDPENDNLAVKLILDFYAIRAKQFEWLTQLFEEWEETHNLSQLPNMAYSYALALFYTRKLDEADKALQYALMMFPAVLRLLLDELAIQTDSRVTTHPYFAPQCYSKQRLPLQQLTSLYVARSKMVWRDADILPWLERNVGVVLDKVDSGDPIVAEYEQKRSTRYITPPRPILRHIVLSDFKEKVPLAEALKNEPSTSILMYDPLPPLDSIDIYTRPDLNRTSAAMLNGSPLSMFFQSLLPSFSVQGNNPAAPVQPVPGGIQGQQQRAAEAARENEGAVGGGVQSYAELRTSLNSIVDAMRDFLSNIRVPERPNDADVDENEESSDDEPNDYLT from the exons ATGTCGTCTCGAGTACTAAAGAAACTCTCGGTAAAGATTCAAGAACCGAATCAAATTGACGTTGACGAGAACGAGTCTGACTGTGATCTTGTCATTCCCACAAAAAAACAACTCAACATCAACCGTTACGATTTG ctaaACCAGACCGCATCGCCAAGCGAAAGTGAAATCAAGGAAGATGACGACACAGAACGCGGCGATTCTTACAACTTTTACAACGCCGaagcgaaaaagaagaaaaaaaagcgcAAGACGAAGAAACGCACCGGGAAATATCTGTCACAGCGGAAAAGTAGCGAAGATAATGCCGATGCCGAAGACGATATTTCGCGCACGGTTCGGGAAGTTGACAAACTCTTTGGAACAGATACGGCGGAAGCAAATGCCGCAAATCTGGCTTCAAAAGAGACAAGCGGCGTTCGTTCCCTGCTCTCGGTCCAACATAAAAACTTGAATGCGGCGAACGAGATGAAACGGATGTTCGGGACGCGAGTTATTCAAGCGGAGCAGAACAAACGACGCAATCCACGAGGCGCTCCGAGACTCTTGCGATCGACGTGGCTCGTGAATCCGAAGGAAAATTGGCCGCCAGTTGGCAAAACGGGAATTTACATGAATCTTGTACCGAATCCCGATACAACGCCAACTCACAATAGCAAAATTTCGGACAAAAATGCGATTTATTTCTCGTTCGAACACAGCCCCGCATACCGACAATTGCAACAAAAGTTCCTGACAGCCGTTGAAACGATGGATTccgataatattattaaaattattaatcagcAACCATATCACGTCGATTCGTTGATCCAACTTTCCGAGTTATGCAAGATGAGTGAGGATTACGGAATGGCTTCTGAACTTATTGAACATGCCGTTTATGCACTTGAGTCGTCCTTTCATTCGATGTTTTCGATTGTTTCGGGCACAAGTCGTTTGGATTATCGCCGACAAGAAAATCGCGCACTTTTTATTGTCCTCTTCAAGCATGCTCAATTCCTCGAGTCACGAGCTTGTTCCCGTACCGCTTTGGAAATCACGAAATTCCTGCTGACACTCGATCCGGAAAATGATAATCTCGCCGTGAAACTGATCCTGGATTTTTACGCGATTCGTGCGAAGCAATTTGAATGGCTCACACAACTTTTCGAGGAATGGGAAGAAACTCACAATTTATCGCAACTACCAAACATGGCATATTCCTATGCGCTTGCCCTCTTTTACACACGAAAACTGGACGAAGCCGATAAAGCGTTGCAATATGCCCTCATGATGTTTCCCGCAGTTCTCCGATTGTTACTTGACGAGTTGGCAATTCAAACGGACTCGCGTGTGACGACGCATCCATATTTTGCGCCCCAATGTTACTCGAAACAGCGACTTCCGTTGCAACAATTGACCTCGTTGTATGTCGCGCGTTCGAAAATGGTTTGGCGCGATGCGGATATTCTTCCCTGGTTGGAACGGAATGTCGGAGTTGTGTTGGATAAAGTTGATTCAGGAGATCCCATCGTTGCGGAGTACGAACAGAAGCGCAGTACGAGATATATTACGCCGCCAAGACCAATTTTACGGCATATTGTGTTGTCGGATTTTAAGGAAAAGGTTCCGCTTGCGGAAGCGTTGAAGAATGAACCGTCGACGTCGATTTTGATGTATGATCCGTTGCCGCCGCTGGATTCCATTGATATTTATACGAG ACCTGATCTCAATCGAACGTCAGCTGCCATGCTCAACGGATCTCCGCTATCAATGTTTTTCCAATCTTTGCTACCGAGTTTCAGTGTTCAGGGAAATAATCCAGCGGCGCCTGTTCAACCCGTACCCGGAGGTATTCAAGGTCAACAACAACGTGCTGCCGAAGCTGCGAGAGAGAACGAAG GTGCAGTTGGCGGCGGCGTTCAATCTTATGCTGAACTTCGAACGTCACTAAATTCAATCGTAGATGCCATGCGTGACTTCTTATCGAACATCCGCGTTCCCGAAAGACCAAATGACGCTGATGTCGACGAAAACGAGGAAAGTAGTGACGACGAACCAAATGACTATCTGACATAA